From a single Eubalaena glacialis isolate mEubGla1 chromosome 15, mEubGla1.1.hap2.+ XY, whole genome shotgun sequence genomic region:
- the ZNF84 gene encoding zinc finger protein 84 isoform X2, whose protein sequence is MTMLQGSFSFEDLSVDFTRKEWQLLDPYQKDLYKDVMLENYSSLVSLGYEVMKPGVILKLEHGEEPWTGDGEIPGSDSPEQVLQVNGHITWHKDNQEKLKNMKQDQECDALGKNFNLSMNFVPLRKSNSEDDIGGLILKHHIDLLIPKADYGKTEPADLNVFDKLFLHTKTEETDTWLKYYECDKYDKASCKKSQIIICHRTRLGEKLYECSECRKRFSKKSSLIKHQSRHVREIAYGCGKCGRTFPQKSQFITHHRTHTGEKPYSCSQCGKAFSQKSQLTSHQRTHTGEKPYECGECGKAFSRKSHLISHWRTHTGEKPYGCTECGRAFSEKSNLINHQRTHTGEKPFECRECGKAFSRKSQLVTHHRTHTGTKPYGCSDCRKAFFEKSELIRHQTIHTGEKPYECSECQKAFRERSSLINHQRTHTGEKPHGCVQCGKAFSQKSHLLSHQMTHTGEKPFVCTKCGKAFSRKSQLVRHQRTHTGEKPYECSECGKAFSEKLSLTNHQRIHTGEKPYVCSECGKAFCQKSHLISHQRTHTGEKPYECSECGRAFGEKSSLATHQRTHTGEKPYECRDCEKAFSQKSQLNTHQRIHTGEKPYGCSLCQKAFFEKSELIRHQRTHTGEKPYECSECRKAFREKSSLINHQRTHTGEKPFECSDCGKAFSRKSHLIPHQRTHTGEKPYGCSECRKAFSQKSQLVNHQRIHTGEKPYQCSECGKAFSQKSQLINHRRTHTVKKS, encoded by the exons ATGACCATGTTACAG GGGTCGTTCTCATTTGAAGATTTATCTGTGGACTTCACCCGGAAGGAATGGCAGCTACTGGACCCCTATCAGAAGGACTTATACAAGGATGTCATGTTGGAGAACTATAGCAGCCTTGTGTCACTAG GGTATGAAGTTATGAAACCTGGTGTCATCCTCAAGTTGGAGCACGGAGAAGAGCCGTGGACAGGAGATGGAGAAATTCCAGGTTCAGACTCTCCAG agcaAGTCTTGCAAGTAAATGGTCACATCACTTGGCACAAGGATAACCAAGAGAAgcttaaaaatatgaaacaagatCAAGAATGTGATGCacttggaaaaaatttcaatctgAGCATGAACTTTGTTCCTTTAAGGAAATCAAACAGTGAAGATGACATAGGtggattaattttaaaacatcatataGATTTACTTATTCCAAAAGCAGATTATGGAAAAACAGAACCAGCTGACTTAAACGTATTTGATAAATTGTTTCTCCATACCAAGACTGAGGAAACTGATACTTGGTTAAAATACTATGAATGTGATAAGTATGATAAAGCTAGCTGTAAGAAGTCACAGATTATCATATGTCACAGAACCCGTTTAGGGGAGAAGCTCTATGAATGCAGTGAATGTAGGAAGCGCTTCAGTAAGAAATCAAGTCTCATTAAACATCAGAGCAGACACGTAAGAGAAATAGCCTATGGCTGTGGTAAATGTGGCAGAACCTTTCCCCAGAAGTCACAGTTTATTACACATCACAGAAcgcacacaggagagaaaccttacAGCTGTAGccagtgtgggaaagccttctcCCAGAAGTCACAGCTGACATCCCATCAGAGGACACATACAGGAGAGAAACCGTATGAATGTGGtgagtgtgggaaagccttctcCCGGAAGTCACACCTCATATCACACTGGAGGacacacacaggagagaagcCCTATGGATGCACTGAATGTGGGAGAGCCTTTAGTGAAAAGTCAAATCTCATCAATCATCAGAGgactcacacaggagagaaacctttTGAATGCagagaatgtgggaaagccttcagcaGGAAGTCACAGCTCGTCACACATCACAGGACCCACACAGGAACAAAACCCTATGGATGTAGCGATTGTAGAAAAGCCTTCTTTGAGAAGTCAGAGCTCATTAGACATCAGacaattcatactggagagaaaccctatgaatgcagTGAGTGTCAGAAAGCCTTCAGAGAGAGGTCCAGTCTCATTAACCATCAGAGAACCCATACAGGAGAGAAGCCTCATGGGTGTGTccagtgtgggaaagccttctcCCAGAAGTCACACCTCTTATCACATCAGATGACACACACCGGAGAGAAACCCTTTGTATGCACtaaatgtgggaaggccttcagtAGGAAATCCCAGCTTGTCAGACATCAGAGAACTCACACCGGTGAAAAACCCTAcgaatgcagtgaatgtgggaaggctttcagtgAAAAATTAAgcctcactaatcatcagagaattcatacaggagagaagccctatgtttgcagtgagtgtgggaaagccttttgTCAAAAGTCACATCTCATTTCACATCAGAGgactcacacaggagagaaaccctatgaatgcagTGAGTGTGGGAGAGCCTTTGGCGAGAAGTCAAGTCTGGCAACCCATCAGAGAACGCACACAGGAGAAAAACCTTATGAATGCAGGGATTGTGAAAAAGCCTTCTCCCAGAAGTCACAGCTCAACACTCACCAGAGAATTCACACGGGAGAGAAACCTTATGGATGCAGTCTTTGTCAGAAAGCTTTCTTTGAGAAATCAGAACTAATTAGACATCAGAGAACTCATACAGGAGAAAAaccttatgagtgcagtgaatgtaGGAAAGCCTTCAGGGAGAAGTCAAGTCTCATCAATCATCAGAGGACACATACAGGAGAGAAGCCCTTTGAGTGTAGCGACTGTGGCAAAGCCTTCTCTCGGAAGTCACACCTCATACCACATCAGAGAacccacacaggagagaaaccctatggtTGCAGTGAATGTAGGAAGGCCTTCTCTCAGAAGTCACAGcttgttaatcatcagagaattcatactggagagaaaccttatcaatgcagtgaatgtgggaaagccttctccCAAAAGTCACAGCTCATTAATCATCGGAGAACTCATACAGTAAAGAAGTCCTAG
- the ZNF84 gene encoding zinc finger protein 84 isoform X1 — translation MEDPSWDKIEAAGSFSFEDLSVDFTRKEWQLLDPYQKDLYKDVMLENYSSLVSLGYEVMKPGVILKLEHGEEPWTGDGEIPGSDSPEQVLQVNGHITWHKDNQEKLKNMKQDQECDALGKNFNLSMNFVPLRKSNSEDDIGGLILKHHIDLLIPKADYGKTEPADLNVFDKLFLHTKTEETDTWLKYYECDKYDKASCKKSQIIICHRTRLGEKLYECSECRKRFSKKSSLIKHQSRHVREIAYGCGKCGRTFPQKSQFITHHRTHTGEKPYSCSQCGKAFSQKSQLTSHQRTHTGEKPYECGECGKAFSRKSHLISHWRTHTGEKPYGCTECGRAFSEKSNLINHQRTHTGEKPFECRECGKAFSRKSQLVTHHRTHTGTKPYGCSDCRKAFFEKSELIRHQTIHTGEKPYECSECQKAFRERSSLINHQRTHTGEKPHGCVQCGKAFSQKSHLLSHQMTHTGEKPFVCTKCGKAFSRKSQLVRHQRTHTGEKPYECSECGKAFSEKLSLTNHQRIHTGEKPYVCSECGKAFCQKSHLISHQRTHTGEKPYECSECGRAFGEKSSLATHQRTHTGEKPYECRDCEKAFSQKSQLNTHQRIHTGEKPYGCSLCQKAFFEKSELIRHQRTHTGEKPYECSECRKAFREKSSLINHQRTHTGEKPFECSDCGKAFSRKSHLIPHQRTHTGEKPYGCSECRKAFSQKSQLVNHQRIHTGEKPYQCSECGKAFSQKSQLINHRRTHTVKKS, via the exons atggaagatcCAAGTTGGGACAAAATTGAAGCAGCG GGGTCGTTCTCATTTGAAGATTTATCTGTGGACTTCACCCGGAAGGAATGGCAGCTACTGGACCCCTATCAGAAGGACTTATACAAGGATGTCATGTTGGAGAACTATAGCAGCCTTGTGTCACTAG GGTATGAAGTTATGAAACCTGGTGTCATCCTCAAGTTGGAGCACGGAGAAGAGCCGTGGACAGGAGATGGAGAAATTCCAGGTTCAGACTCTCCAG agcaAGTCTTGCAAGTAAATGGTCACATCACTTGGCACAAGGATAACCAAGAGAAgcttaaaaatatgaaacaagatCAAGAATGTGATGCacttggaaaaaatttcaatctgAGCATGAACTTTGTTCCTTTAAGGAAATCAAACAGTGAAGATGACATAGGtggattaattttaaaacatcatataGATTTACTTATTCCAAAAGCAGATTATGGAAAAACAGAACCAGCTGACTTAAACGTATTTGATAAATTGTTTCTCCATACCAAGACTGAGGAAACTGATACTTGGTTAAAATACTATGAATGTGATAAGTATGATAAAGCTAGCTGTAAGAAGTCACAGATTATCATATGTCACAGAACCCGTTTAGGGGAGAAGCTCTATGAATGCAGTGAATGTAGGAAGCGCTTCAGTAAGAAATCAAGTCTCATTAAACATCAGAGCAGACACGTAAGAGAAATAGCCTATGGCTGTGGTAAATGTGGCAGAACCTTTCCCCAGAAGTCACAGTTTATTACACATCACAGAAcgcacacaggagagaaaccttacAGCTGTAGccagtgtgggaaagccttctcCCAGAAGTCACAGCTGACATCCCATCAGAGGACACATACAGGAGAGAAACCGTATGAATGTGGtgagtgtgggaaagccttctcCCGGAAGTCACACCTCATATCACACTGGAGGacacacacaggagagaagcCCTATGGATGCACTGAATGTGGGAGAGCCTTTAGTGAAAAGTCAAATCTCATCAATCATCAGAGgactcacacaggagagaaacctttTGAATGCagagaatgtgggaaagccttcagcaGGAAGTCACAGCTCGTCACACATCACAGGACCCACACAGGAACAAAACCCTATGGATGTAGCGATTGTAGAAAAGCCTTCTTTGAGAAGTCAGAGCTCATTAGACATCAGacaattcatactggagagaaaccctatgaatgcagTGAGTGTCAGAAAGCCTTCAGAGAGAGGTCCAGTCTCATTAACCATCAGAGAACCCATACAGGAGAGAAGCCTCATGGGTGTGTccagtgtgggaaagccttctcCCAGAAGTCACACCTCTTATCACATCAGATGACACACACCGGAGAGAAACCCTTTGTATGCACtaaatgtgggaaggccttcagtAGGAAATCCCAGCTTGTCAGACATCAGAGAACTCACACCGGTGAAAAACCCTAcgaatgcagtgaatgtgggaaggctttcagtgAAAAATTAAgcctcactaatcatcagagaattcatacaggagagaagccctatgtttgcagtgagtgtgggaaagccttttgTCAAAAGTCACATCTCATTTCACATCAGAGgactcacacaggagagaaaccctatgaatgcagTGAGTGTGGGAGAGCCTTTGGCGAGAAGTCAAGTCTGGCAACCCATCAGAGAACGCACACAGGAGAAAAACCTTATGAATGCAGGGATTGTGAAAAAGCCTTCTCCCAGAAGTCACAGCTCAACACTCACCAGAGAATTCACACGGGAGAGAAACCTTATGGATGCAGTCTTTGTCAGAAAGCTTTCTTTGAGAAATCAGAACTAATTAGACATCAGAGAACTCATACAGGAGAAAAaccttatgagtgcagtgaatgtaGGAAAGCCTTCAGGGAGAAGTCAAGTCTCATCAATCATCAGAGGACACATACAGGAGAGAAGCCCTTTGAGTGTAGCGACTGTGGCAAAGCCTTCTCTCGGAAGTCACACCTCATACCACATCAGAGAacccacacaggagagaaaccctatggtTGCAGTGAATGTAGGAAGGCCTTCTCTCAGAAGTCACAGcttgttaatcatcagagaattcatactggagagaaaccttatcaatgcagtgaatgtgggaaagccttctccCAAAAGTCACAGCTCATTAATCATCGGAGAACTCATACAGTAAAGAAGTCCTAG